Genomic DNA from Streptomyces sp. AM 2-1-1:
CGCCGTGCGCGCCCACGACCCCGCCCTCGCCGCCCTCGCGGACCGCATCGGAGAGATCTCCATCCTGCTCGCCGACGTCTCCGGTGACCTCGCCGGGTACGCCGACCAGCTCGACGCCGATCCGCTGCGGCTGGCCGCGGTCGAGGAACGGCGGGCCGCGCTCACCGCCCTCACCCGCAAGTACGGCGCGGACATCGCCGCCGTGCTCCGCTGGGCCGAGGAGGGCGCCGCACGCGTCACCGAGCTGGACGGCGACGACGACCGGATCGGTGAACTCACCGACGAGCGGGACGCCCTGCGCCGGGAACTCTCCGAGCTGGCCCAGGCCCTGACCGACGCCCGCACGGAAGCGGCGGCCCGCTTCGCCGCGGCGGTCACCGAGGAGCTGGCCTCCCTCGCGATGCCGCACGCCCGGGTCTCCTTCGCCGTCCGGCAGACCGAGGCGCCCGACGAGGCGTCCGGCATCGACGTGGGCGGCCGCAGCGTCGTCTACGGTCCCCACGGAGCCGACGAGGTCGAGCTGCTGCTCGCCCCGCACCCCGGAGCCCCGCCCCGGCCGATCGCCCGGGGAGCCTCCGGCGGTGAGCTCTCCCGGGTGATGCTCGCCGTCGAGGTGGTCTTCGCGGGCTCCGCCCCCGTGCCCACGTACCTCTTCGACGAGGTCGACGCGGGAGTCGGTGGCAAGGCGGCCGTGGAGGTCGGCCGCCGCCTGGCCAAGCTCGCCCGCACCGCCCAGGTCGTCGTCGTGACCCACCTCCCGCAGGTGGCCGCCTTCGCCGACCGCCAGCTGCTCGTCGAGAAGACCGTGGACGGCTCGGTGACCAGCAGCGGGGTCACCGTCCTGGAGGGCGAGGACCGGGTACGCGAGCTCTCCCGGATGCTGGCGGGCCAGGAGGACTCGGAGACCGCCCGCGCCCACGCCGAGGAGCTGCTGGCCACCGCGCGGGCAGACATTCGCTGAGGGGCCTTCGAAGGCCCCCGCCGAGGCTGCCCCCGGGCCGGGGGAGACCCGGCGGAGGGCGGCAACGGCGAAGGACGCTCAGGGAGCACGGGGGCGTCTCGTCACGGGGCGCCCCGGCCGGTGCCGAGCAGGGCGACGGACGCCCTCGGGGATCCCTGAGCGCTCCTCCGTCCGGAGCTCCGCCACGAAGACCGCGTGCGCACTGCGCGCCGCCGACGAGCGACGTCGCCCCAGGAGCATCACTCGTGCGAGTGATGTGAGGCGGCCGGTTGTCTCCGGAGTGAGTGCAGCAACGTTCCGGCGGTCGGCAACGCCCGTACCGACTGGCATCCTTGGGGCTGTGCCCGTCATGGCGCGCATCCCCTCACCGACCGCGGGAAGTCCGGGAGCCAATCAACGTGTCACAGCTGCGAACGGTGCAGGTCCTGGGCAGCGGCGGAGCGGGCAGCGGTGCCCACGTCGGATCGCTCGCCGCCGGGCTGATCGCGCGGGGCGTGCAGGTCACCGTCTGCGCCCCGGCCGCCGTGGACCGGGTCCACGACTTCTCCGCGACGGGAGCCCGCTTCGCGGCGGTGCCCCGGCGCGGCGACCCCGCCGCCATGGCGGCCCTGCGCTCCGCCTGCCTGGGCGCGGACGTGGTGCACGCGCACGGGCCGCACGCCGCCGTCCGTGCCTCCGCCGCACTCGGCGGTCTGCGGGTCCCGCTGGTCGTCACCTGGCACGGCCGGGGCCACGCCGAGGGCGCCCGCAGGCGTCTGCGGCACCTGCTGGAGGTGCGCGCGGCACGCGCGGCCGCCGTCGTGCTGGGCACCTCGTCGGACCTCGTGGACCGGGCCCGCCGCAGAGGTGCCCGGGACGCCCGGCTGGCGCCGGTCGCCGCACCCGTCTCCCGTACGCTCGCCGACACCGCGCACCTCGGCAAGGTACGAGCCGAACTCGGCTCGCTCGCGGGACCCTTGATCTTCTCGGCGGGCACCCTGATGCCGCGTCAGGGGTACGGCACCCTGCTGGACGCGGCCCGGCTGCTGGGCACCCTCGATCCGGTGCCCCAGTTCGTCGTCGCCGGGGAGGGGCGCGAGCGGTCCGCCCTGCAACGCCGCATCAAGGGCGAGCGGTTGCCGGTCCGGCTGATCGGCGCCCGGGACGACGTCCCCGAACTCGTCGCGGCGGCCGACCTCGTGGTGATCCCGAGCCGCTGGGAGGCACGCTCCCCCCTCGCGCAGGACGCCCTGCGGGCCGGTACACCGCTGGTGGCCACCGCGGTCGGCGGTATCCCCGAACTCGTGGGCAGCGCCGCCGAACTGGTTCCGTACGGTGACGCCGAAGCGCTCGCCCGCGCCGTCGCGGGACTCCTCGCCGACCCGGAACGGCGCTCACGGCTGGTGGCCGAGGGCCGGGAGCAGGCGTCCGGCTGGCCCACCGAGGACGACACGATCACCCATGTGCTCAGCGTCTACGACGAGTTGGCGCAGCCACTCACCCGGACGCGGTGACGCCCGGCCCAGCGGTGAGGTCGGCCGCCGGCCGGATGTTGTGGTGGAAGCGGCACATGCCCTCGGGGTCGCAGCGGCGCTTCACGTCGGCGAGCCGCGCGCAGGTGTCCGGGCCGAACGCTGCGCCGACCCGCTCGTGGCCCTCGTGGCCGATGAAATCGAGGTACACCGCGTCGTCCGCCCACGGCCGGACCCCGGCACGCACCTCGTGGACCGGCTCCGGGCCCGGCCGTCGTCGGCCGGGCCCGCCTCGTGCGAGAGCCGGCGACGGCGCGGCGACCTCCCGGAGCCCGGCCTCCCGGTCCGCCGTCACCCCGGGGCCGCCGGGGCGGGGCGGGGCGGGCGGACCGGAGCCGTACACGGTCCGCCCGGCTCACCGGAGGCCGTCACCACCGCCGGCGCACGGTCGCCTTGTCGCCGGTCACCAGGCTGGCCGCCGGAACGTCCTCGGCCACCACCGCGCCTGCGGCGATCACCGCGTCCCGGCCGATGCTCACGCCGGGAAGGATCGTGGCCCCGGCTCCGATCCACACGTTCTCCGCCACGTCGATGGGGCCGCCGCTGATCCATCCGCGCCGTTCCTCGGGATCGACCGGATGACCGACGGTGATGAACGTGGCCTTCGGGCCGACCATCACGCGCTCGCCGAGCCGGATGCCCGCGAAATCCAGGAACGTGCAGTTCTGGTTGATGAACACGCGCTCACCGAGTTCGAGGTGGAGACCGTGGTCCGTGTAGAAGGGCGGGTAGATCGTCACGCGCGGCGGGAGCGGCCTGCCGAGGATCTGCTCGAACAGTTCCGCCTTCCCCGCCTCGTCGTCGAAGGGCAGCACGTTGAGCCGGGAGGTGAGTGCGGTGACCCGCAGCACCCTCTCGGACATGGCCCGGAAGCCGTCGCCGCGGATGGGCAGGAAACGGTCGTCGGACATATCAGAGCCCTTTCTCGTGCACGTCGGGGAGGGCCGGCCGTCCGGCCCGGGCGCGGGGACGACCCCAGACCCTGCGCGAGCGCCGGATCCCGGGAGAGCCGTCCCCCGGTGCGCGGCCCGGCTCGCGCCCGGAGCGGCGGACCCGAGGCACCGGACCGGTCCGGTGCGCGGAAACGGATCCGGTCCGCCCCCGGGACGTACCCGGGAGGCGGACCGGACGGACGTGACGACGGTGACGGACGTCGCCCTCGGATCAGCCCGCGTAGGCGCCGCTGGCGGTCAGCCGCAGCGCGGTGTCGATGAGCGGGACGTGGCTGAACGCCTGCGGGAAGTTGCCCACCTGGCGCTGGAGCCGGGAGTCCCACTCCTCGGCGAGGAGCCCGAGGTCGTTGCGGAGCGAGAGCAGCTTCTCGAAGAGCTGGCGGGCCTCGTCGACCCGGCCGATCATCGCGAGGTCGTCCGCCAGCCAGAACGAGCAGGCGA
This window encodes:
- the recN gene encoding DNA repair protein RecN — protein: MVVSVLEEMRIRSLGVIDDAVVELSPGFTAVTGETGAGKTMVVTSLGLLLGGRADPALVRIGAKAAVVEGRITVADGDAVALRAEEAGAEIEDGALLISRTVSAEGRSRAHLGGRSVPVGVLAELADELVAVHGQTDQQGLLKPARQRQALDRYAGDGVAGPHTKYAAAYRRLRAVVVELDEITTRARERAQEADLLRFGLDEIAAVEPLPGEDTELAAEAERLGHAEALVSAAALAHTALAGNPEDQEVVDATTVVAAAGRSLDAVRAHDPALAALADRIGEISILLADVSGDLAGYADQLDADPLRLAAVEERRAALTALTRKYGADIAAVLRWAEEGAARVTELDGDDDRIGELTDERDALRRELSELAQALTDARTEAAARFAAAVTEELASLAMPHARVSFAVRQTEAPDEASGIDVGGRSVVYGPHGADEVELLLAPHPGAPPRPIARGASGGELSRVMLAVEVVFAGSAPVPTYLFDEVDAGVGGKAAVEVGRRLAKLARTAQVVVVTHLPQVAAFADRQLLVEKTVDGSVTSSGVTVLEGEDRVRELSRMLAGQEDSETARAHAEELLATARADIR
- a CDS encoding glycosyltransferase family 4 protein, with product MSQLRTVQVLGSGGAGSGAHVGSLAAGLIARGVQVTVCAPAAVDRVHDFSATGARFAAVPRRGDPAAMAALRSACLGADVVHAHGPHAAVRASAALGGLRVPLVVTWHGRGHAEGARRRLRHLLEVRAARAAAVVLGTSSDLVDRARRRGARDARLAPVAAPVSRTLADTAHLGKVRAELGSLAGPLIFSAGTLMPRQGYGTLLDAARLLGTLDPVPQFVVAGEGRERSALQRRIKGERLPVRLIGARDDVPELVAAADLVVIPSRWEARSPLAQDALRAGTPLVATAVGGIPELVGSAAELVPYGDAEALARAVAGLLADPERRSRLVAEGREQASGWPTEDDTITHVLSVYDELAQPLTRTR
- a CDS encoding BBE domain-containing protein, giving the protein MYLDFIGHEGHERVGAAFGPDTCARLADVKRRCDPEGMCRFHHNIRPAADLTAGPGVTASG
- a CDS encoding DapH/DapD/GlmU-related protein, with translation MSDDRFLPIRGDGFRAMSERVLRVTALTSRLNVLPFDDEAGKAELFEQILGRPLPPRVTIYPPFYTDHGLHLELGERVFINQNCTFLDFAGIRLGERVMVGPKATFITVGHPVDPEERRGWISGGPIDVAENVWIGAGATILPGVSIGRDAVIAAGAVVAEDVPAASLVTGDKATVRRRW